A single bacterium HR17 DNA region contains:
- the feoB_3 gene encoding Fe(2+) transporter FeoB, with the protein MQRLQADYGVSKRAIALLLLQEDSEVEAWVAQRDGPAVLEAVRRIVREMKAGGERSPLYRIITTRQRFAEAVAHQVLDHTFVKPRTFSDWLSDLLIHPLWGSLFLAALLYFGFYQFVGVLAAGTAVEFLEDTVFGKYLLPPIVRFFEWLVPFGWLRDLFVGEYGIFTLGIRYALALLLPIVTAFFLMFSLVEDSGYFPRLALLVDRLFKGIGLSGRAVIPMVLGFGCDTMATMVTRILETRRERLLATLLLALAIPCSAQLGVIMATVSKVKGGIAVWASFVFAVFLLVGYLTARLLPGDPPRFYMEVVPLRLPRLENVLVKTWTRLQWYLWEVTPLFIVASVLIWLGRITHLFDLVIAVLAYPVQWVGLPKALAPVILFGFFRRDYGAAGLLDMVDKGAIGGIDLVVTAIILTLFVPCIAQFLMMVREHGWRAALVMAGFIFPFAFFCGFLAKHLLLWLHAAGWVAG; encoded by the coding sequence GTGCAGCGGCTGCAGGCTGATTACGGCGTCAGCAAACGGGCTATCGCCTTGTTGCTGTTGCAGGAAGACAGCGAGGTGGAAGCGTGGGTCGCCCAACGGGACGGTCCTGCCGTTTTAGAAGCCGTCAGGCGCATCGTCCGCGAAATGAAAGCGGGCGGTGAACGCAGCCCGCTGTATCGCATCATCACGACTCGCCAACGCTTCGCGGAAGCCGTTGCCCACCAAGTCCTAGACCACACCTTTGTGAAGCCTCGCACCTTCTCCGACTGGCTCAGCGACCTGCTCATTCACCCCCTCTGGGGTTCCCTCTTTTTGGCGGCGCTGCTTTACTTCGGCTTTTACCAGTTTGTCGGCGTCCTCGCCGCCGGGACAGCCGTGGAGTTTTTGGAAGACACGGTTTTCGGCAAATATCTGCTCCCACCTATCGTCCGCTTCTTTGAGTGGCTTGTTCCCTTTGGATGGCTGCGCGACCTGTTTGTCGGCGAATATGGCATCTTCACGCTGGGCATCCGCTACGCGTTGGCGTTACTGCTGCCGATTGTCACGGCGTTTTTCCTGATGTTTTCGCTGGTGGAAGACAGCGGTTACTTCCCCCGCTTGGCGCTGTTGGTAGACCGCTTGTTTAAAGGCATCGGGTTATCGGGGCGGGCGGTTATCCCGATGGTGCTGGGGTTCGGGTGTGATACGATGGCAACGATGGTCACCCGCATTTTGGAAACCCGCCGAGAGCGCTTACTGGCAACCCTGTTGCTGGCGTTAGCCATCCCATGCTCAGCGCAGTTAGGCGTTATCATGGCGACGGTCTCTAAGGTCAAAGGCGGTATCGCCGTTTGGGCATCGTTTGTGTTCGCCGTCTTCCTTTTGGTCGGCTACCTGACGGCGCGGCTGCTGCCAGGGGACCCTCCCCGCTTTTACATGGAAGTCGTGCCCCTGCGGTTGCCCCGTTTGGAAAATGTGCTGGTCAAAACTTGGACGCGGCTGCAGTGGTATCTATGGGAAGTGACCCCCCTGTTCATCGTCGCCAGCGTGCTCATTTGGCTGGGACGCATTACGCACCTTTTTGACTTGGTCATCGCAGTGCTGGCGTATCCCGTTCAATGGGTCGGGTTGCCGAAGGCTCTGGCGCCTGTCATCTTGTTTGGCTTCTTCCGCCGCGATTATGGGGCGGCGGGCTTGCTGGACATGGTGGACAAAGGCGCCATCGGCGGCATTGACCTAGTCGTCACCGCCATCATCCTGACGCTCTTCGTCCCCTGCATCGCCCAGTTTTTGATGATGGTGCGCGAACACGGATGGCGTGCCGCCCTCGTCATGGCAGGCTTCATCTTTCCCTTCGCCTTCTTCTGCGGCTTCCTTGCCAAACACCTGCTGCTGTGGCTGCATGCGGCAGGGTGGGTAGCAGGGTGA
- the feoB_2 gene encoding Fe(2+) transporter FeoB, translating into MPAPCTQCPTRRQSIGARLAELWNRWRRRPLEATPQKRVAIVGNPNVGKSLVFNRLTGIYVTVSNYPGTTVEVFRGRTYIHGVLYEVVDTPGMYSLLPSSDEERVARRLLFEERPDVVVHVADAKNLERMLPLTVQLLEAGFSVVLALNMMDEAERLGLRVDTDKLADLLGIPITPLVATQGKGIAELRRVLHAVAHGDPAALRPASRRRAEPDRAAAAG; encoded by the coding sequence ATGCCAGCGCCTTGCACGCAGTGCCCTACGCGACGACAGTCTATTGGGGCGCGCTTGGCAGAGTTGTGGAACCGATGGCGCCGGCGCCCGCTGGAAGCGACACCGCAGAAACGCGTGGCAATCGTCGGCAACCCTAATGTCGGCAAGAGTTTAGTCTTTAACCGTTTGACGGGCATCTATGTGACGGTGTCCAATTACCCTGGCACGACGGTGGAAGTTTTTCGGGGGCGCACCTACATCCACGGCGTGCTTTACGAGGTCGTGGACACGCCGGGCATGTATTCGCTGCTGCCCAGCTCCGACGAGGAACGCGTCGCCCGTCGGCTGTTGTTTGAAGAACGCCCCGATGTCGTCGTCCATGTCGCTGACGCCAAAAACTTGGAACGGATGCTCCCGCTGACAGTGCAGTTGCTGGAGGCGGGTTTCTCAGTGGTGTTGGCGTTGAATATGATGGACGAAGCCGAACGGCTAGGCTTGCGAGTAGACACCGACAAACTGGCGGACTTGTTGGGCATCCCCATCACGCCCCTTGTCGCCACGCAAGGCAAGGGCATCGCTGAACTGAGGAGGGTCCTTCATGCGGTCGCTCACGGCGACCCCGCTGCGTTACGACCCGCGTCTAGAAGACGCGCTGAACCAGATCGTGCAGCGGCTGCAGGCTGA